In the Deinococcus sp. YIM 134068 genome, one interval contains:
- a CDS encoding N-acetylmuramoyl-L-alanine amidase has translation MKPRAIFLSSLLSCGVAGSWAAGQTDPFQRALPTQTTPSLRSATGAQTPATSTPTQAAPTLSTTTPPAALNLTGATTTAFGLPRASNDGSLTRVVFDLGPGVTYLLTPTFGGLRIDVRGARVLPSVSARLGASVSEYRAGGGQVTLVTPFPLSLTDGWRASETTVANGARVLIVEFAPTLTGGASAALRAQVRTSVAPTTPDARTALNAPLTPPATTATSPTPTPTPIAAAPADPPASLPEGLPPGDTVKTQGTLPPPAPALPSQEAGKPNPLAGRVPGNVQPGASLAAPRLGKNPGLTRVVLDLPPGASYRMVPGGIGLRLELAGVTAGMQGGQNLSPELRAWRFEPTVEGVAVTLLTGTSLTARSGWRAELLPPAAGSDRSRLAVDLSPALADLTPLVPQAKVLTAVPPIPATRGTAILAFSASLTQPRVVIDPGHGGRDPGAVGSIVEKVVTLDVAQRVKGLLRSAGVDAVLTRESDTALNANKAADLQARARMGSPGTQLFVSIHVNAMEAQTALRGYGVETWWNPNHSLSGRFAGLLQKNMVNVTGAFSRGLKGNRSLSVLRNSRVPAALVEIGYTSHPVDGLNLKDDNYLDRVALGIAQGIHEALTTGVTASAGR, from the coding sequence TGCGGCGTGGCGGGGTCGTGGGCTGCGGGACAGACCGACCCCTTCCAGCGGGCGCTGCCCACGCAGACGACCCCCTCTCTGCGGTCCGCGACGGGCGCTCAGACTCCGGCGACGAGCACCCCGACCCAGGCGGCACCCACCCTCTCCACCACCACTCCCCCGGCGGCGCTGAACCTGACGGGCGCGACGACGACGGCCTTCGGGTTGCCCCGCGCGAGCAACGACGGGAGCCTGACCCGCGTGGTGTTCGACCTCGGGCCGGGGGTGACATACCTGCTGACGCCGACCTTCGGGGGGCTGCGGATCGACGTGCGGGGGGCGCGCGTGCTGCCATCCGTGAGCGCGCGGCTGGGGGCCAGCGTGAGCGAGTACCGGGCGGGAGGTGGGCAGGTGACGCTGGTCACGCCCTTCCCGCTGTCACTGACGGACGGCTGGCGGGCCTCGGAGACGACGGTGGCGAACGGGGCGCGGGTGCTGATCGTGGAGTTCGCGCCGACGCTGACGGGCGGGGCGAGCGCGGCGCTGCGGGCGCAGGTGCGGACGAGCGTGGCCCCGACGACCCCCGACGCGCGCACGGCCCTGAACGCGCCCCTGACCCCGCCCGCGACGACGGCGACATCTCCGACGCCAACACCCACCCCGATTGCGGCGGCCCCGGCGGACCCCCCCGCCTCCCTGCCGGAAGGGCTGCCCCCCGGCGACACGGTGAAGACGCAGGGGACGCTGCCCCCACCCGCCCCGGCGCTGCCCAGTCAGGAGGCCGGGAAGCCCAACCCGCTGGCGGGACGGGTGCCCGGCAACGTGCAGCCGGGAGCCAGCCTCGCCGCGCCGCGTCTGGGGAAGAACCCCGGCCTCACGCGGGTGGTCCTCGACCTGCCGCCGGGGGCGAGCTACCGGATGGTGCCGGGCGGCATCGGCCTGCGGCTGGAACTCGCGGGCGTGACGGCGGGGATGCAGGGCGGGCAGAACCTCAGCCCCGAACTGCGGGCGTGGCGCTTCGAGCCGACGGTGGAGGGCGTGGCCGTAACGCTCCTGACGGGAACCTCGCTGACGGCGCGCAGCGGATGGCGGGCGGAGTTGCTGCCCCCGGCGGCGGGAAGCGACCGTTCGCGGCTCGCGGTGGACCTCTCCCCGGCGCTGGCGGACCTGACGCCGCTCGTCCCGCAGGCGAAGGTCCTCACGGCGGTGCCGCCCATCCCCGCCACGCGCGGCACGGCGATCCTGGCCTTCAGCGCGAGCCTGACACAGCCGCGTGTGGTGATCGACCCCGGCCACGGGGGGCGGGACCCCGGCGCGGTCGGTTCCATCGTCGAGAAGGTGGTGACGCTCGACGTGGCCCAGCGGGTCAAGGGGCTGTTGCGCTCGGCGGGGGTGGACGCGGTGCTCACGCGGGAGTCGGACACCGCCCTGAACGCCAACAAGGCTGCCGACCTGCAAGCCCGCGCCCGGATGGGCAGTCCCGGCACCCAGCTCTTCGTGAGCATCCACGTCAACGCGATGGAGGCCCAGACCGCCCTGCGCGGCTACGGCGTGGAGACGTGGTGGAACCCCAACCATTCCCTGTCGGGACGCTTCGCCGGCCTGTTGCAGAAGAACATGGTGAACGTGACGGGCGCGTTCTCGCGCGGCCTCAAGGGCAACCGCTCTCTGTCGGTGCTGCGGAACAGCCGCGTCCCCGCCGCCCTCGTGGAGATCGGGTACACGAGTCATCCAGTGGACGGCCTGAACCTCAAGGACGACAACTACCTCGACCGCGTGGCCCTCGGCATCGCGCAGGGCATCCACGAGGCCTTGACCACCGGAGTCACGGCGTCGGCGGGGAGGTAA
- the rpoZ gene encoding DNA-directed RNA polymerase subunit omega, with product MAEKDIDKLLSLTDSKYRLSVVTAKRALQLRSGAPSVLPVEQRVRTRNLVTQAMRELATGRLTVGTELMDEGRFHQDYVRQKQAQLQAQLNAERERERD from the coding sequence GTGGCTGAAAAGGACATCGACAAGTTGCTCTCCCTGACCGACAGCAAGTACCGCCTGTCGGTCGTGACGGCGAAGCGGGCGCTGCAACTGCGCTCCGGCGCGCCGAGCGTGTTGCCCGTGGAGCAGCGCGTCCGCACCCGCAACCTCGTCACCCAGGCGATGCGCGAGCTGGCGACCGGGCGGCTCACCGTGGGCACCGAACTCATGGATGAGGGCCGATTCCATCAGGATTACGTGCGGCAGAAGCAGGCGCAGCTTCAGGCGCAGCTCAACGCCGAGCGCGAACGCGAACGCGACTGA
- a CDS encoding cation:proton antiporter, with the protein MLSAFAVLLSVTAVLAYLNERTLRLPTTVGVTLAGALASIGLIALDALGVPGLRGWASELLRTLNFTEFVLNGILSLLLFAGAMGLNAGQMLRQRVSILTLAVISTLVSTLLIGFAAYGVFALVGLDVPLMWALLFGALISPTDPVAVLDLLKRARVPPRIETLIAGESLFNDGVGVVIFLVLAGLAGVGDHHAPPGLTGALTLFVQEALGGMLFGAALGVVGYRMLRSIEQHAVEVLITLALVVGGYVAAAALGISGPLAMVVAGLFVSATKDRAFGAETRAHIEGFWETTDQVLNILLFSFIGLDVLLTETTGPQIVASLLLVGVALASRWISVALPFALVRAREGYGAYTVRLLTWGGLRGGIAISLALSLPESPYRTHIVTATYVIVLFTIAVQGLTIMPLVRRAVEASGEASPGEGAPARH; encoded by the coding sequence ATGCTGAGCGCCTTCGCCGTCCTCCTGAGCGTGACCGCCGTGCTGGCCTACCTGAACGAGCGGACGCTGCGGCTCCCGACCACGGTGGGCGTCACGCTGGCGGGGGCGCTGGCGAGCATCGGCCTGATCGCGCTCGACGCGCTGGGGGTGCCCGGCCTGCGCGGCTGGGCGAGCGAGCTGCTGCGAACGCTGAACTTCACCGAATTCGTCCTGAACGGCATTCTCAGCCTCCTGCTCTTCGCCGGTGCGATGGGCCTCAACGCCGGGCAGATGCTGCGGCAGCGGGTCAGCATCCTCACGCTGGCGGTGATCAGCACCCTGGTCAGCACCCTCCTGATCGGGTTCGCGGCCTACGGCGTCTTCGCGCTCGTGGGGCTGGACGTGCCCCTGATGTGGGCGCTGCTCTTCGGTGCCCTGATCAGCCCGACCGACCCCGTGGCCGTGCTGGACCTCCTCAAGCGGGCGCGGGTACCCCCCCGGATCGAGACGCTGATCGCGGGCGAGAGCCTGTTCAACGACGGGGTGGGCGTGGTGATCTTCCTCGTGCTGGCGGGCCTCGCCGGGGTGGGCGACCACCACGCGCCGCCGGGGCTGACGGGTGCCCTGACCCTCTTCGTGCAGGAGGCGCTGGGCGGGATGCTGTTCGGGGCCGCGCTGGGCGTGGTGGGCTACCGGATGCTGCGTTCTATCGAGCAGCACGCGGTCGAGGTGCTCATCACGCTCGCGCTCGTGGTGGGCGGGTACGTGGCCGCCGCCGCGCTGGGCATCAGCGGGCCGCTGGCGATGGTCGTGGCGGGGCTGTTCGTCTCCGCGACGAAGGACCGTGCCTTCGGGGCCGAGACGCGCGCCCACATCGAGGGCTTCTGGGAGACGACCGATCAGGTCCTCAACATCCTGCTCTTCTCCTTTATCGGGCTGGACGTGCTCCTCACCGAGACGACCGGGCCGCAGATCGTCGCCAGCCTTCTCCTCGTCGGGGTGGCCCTCGCCTCCCGCTGGATCAGCGTCGCCCTGCCCTTCGCGCTCGTGCGGGCGCGCGAGGGGTATGGGGCCTACACCGTGCGCCTCCTGACCTGGGGCGGCCTGCGCGGCGGCATCGCCATCAGCCTCGCGCTCAGCCTTCCGGAGAGTCCGTACCGCACCCACATCGTCACGGCGACCTACGTCATCGTCCTGTTCACCATCGCCGTGCAGGGCCTGACCATCATGCCCCTCGTGCGCCGGGCGGTGGAGGCGAGCGGGGAGGCGAGTCCGGGGGAGGGTGCTCCGGCACGGCACTAG